From the Candidozyma auris chromosome 2, complete sequence genome, the window GATTCTCTTAAACATACTTAGTGGGCCATTCCCATTTctctctgcttctccaCCAATTTCCAGTAAAAAGTGCCAGTCTTTGTTCTCCAATACTTACCTGTAAGCATCATCACAAAGAATGTACCAATACAGAACAAGCAGATAAATGCAGCGGCAATAAAGGTATTCTGCAACCCCGTATTCTTTACCCACGGCGTGATACCATAGCTTACAGCAAAACTCATAAGGTTTCTGATgacaacaacagcagcaatGACCTCACCCGACATCTCATGGTAGCAGTCAATGGCATATGTCACCGCATTTACACAACCAAGAACACACAAACCAGCTGTGAGTCCAAAGCCGAAAACGACGCCAAACCAGTGGATTCCATGATAGGCACCGACACCCCAAAGTATGAGGGCAGAAGGGCCCAAGATCATGTATAAAAGCAATGCCCAAAGTCGGTCTTCAGCCTCAGTTCTTCCCCCTCTCTTTCTGGCAATACTTACCTTCAACCAGTCGACAGTCCAGCCAGCGTAAAAGTAGAGAATGCAGGTGAAAATACAGGGAAACAAGTAGGCAAGACCACACATAGCACTTGAGAAGTTGTATGGTGGTGCTGCAAGCACCATGGCTTCAGTGGCATTCATGACAGTGTACCAGATAAGAGTAGCACCGTACAAGAAGCCTGACCAAAGAACGATGGGTAAACGGTACATGCAAGCAATGTTTTTAATATATTGCCACATCATGaacttctttttgaaaccTGAAGTGACAGAAAGCTTTTGCACAAATGACTTTGGAGGACCGTAGCTAGGTGGCTCATCCACAGATATCAATTCGGCTTGATTTCCGATATTTGAGAGGACATTAGCCATCTCTTTGTCTGAGCTCAGGGAGTGTGTTCTGACTGTGACCACAGTGTGAGCCTTCTCCCACTGACCGCCTGAAGTAACCACCGCCAAAGGCTCGCCGTTGCTATCTTTGGTGACCCTAAGTTTCCTGTCATAAGCTGTCTCTTccatgaaaaagaaaagaaatacgAAGCTTATCGAGGCAAAAATTATCGACCAGAAAATCACCCAACGCCAGCCTCCCACAGATAGCTCGGCAGAATTTTGATTGATAAATCCTGCCACCAACGGAGCTATATAGTTAGAGGCATACAATGAAACAGCATAGACGCCCATGTAGGTACCTCTTTCGTGCTCAAAATACAACTCTGAAATCGAGAGCTCAGGTAATGCCTCGATAGGTGAAGTGCAAAGGCCAGCAAGAATCTTCGATGCAATCCATTGGCCATTGGAGGAGCACCAGGGCTGCcacaaattgaagaaagctccGGAAAGAACAGAAAACAAGTACACGGGTCTCTTGCCGATTTGCAACGCCAACGGCTGAAAGAAGATATTTCCAAGACCCATGAACAAAAAAGCATAGCCTGTACCCGCATTGAGGTCCCCCACACTGATGCCAGTGGCTTTCGAGATCTCAGGCAAAATCGAATAAATACACGTTCCCGGCACACCAAGAGCAAAAACATAGATCACAATACAGAGCATATGTAGATTTTTTCTTCCCCGAGACCAGTTCAACGGATCATTTGGGTCATCTGAGGGAGTAGGAATAAGGATGACATCGTTCTTGCTTTTGGTCTGATCAACCAAGAAACCTGTACCAGGCACCACACTATAGTCTATCATATTTAATTAAATTAAAAACCTATACAAATGCCCATTGCAAACACAATCTATCTTATATGTATTTTTCCGAAATCTCACCGTTGATATCTAGTAACGGTTCTTATCGGGCGGATACTGCGCCCAATTAGGGAAGTGTTGACGGCTACCGCAAGCGAGACGCACGTCTAACAAACGAAAGACAGGCTCGAAAAGTTTATTTGGATAGACCCCTTGAGATTCAACAATCACCCCTGAATAATTCAATTGCGCCCGCAATGAGCCCAAGAAGATTTCTGGTGCCTGTGCCCCATTCGTAGAAAGTAGGAGTTTGAGAAAAGTATATTGCCTACTTCTTGAGTTACAAAAACGTCAACCTTCTACCATCGAGATTACACTCAAGTCTGACGTTATGATACTGCCTCTATAACACAAGATTCGGCTATCCAGCCCTGCACTCAGCCGATGTGACTTTCCTGTTTTGTAAAGATTAGGATACAGGTGACTTGATAGTGTCGTAGGTTGAAGATTTCTAGTTGCTTGTATAGTGCAAGATCAGACAGCTTCTGCCGAGCTACTGACTGTATCCGCCAATAAGGTAGATAATGATTATTAATGTGTTTGAAAGGAGAAGCTGGCAATGCCTATATGAGGGTGGTAAAGAAGGCAATCGCTTCTGAGAAAGGAACATGATGATTTTACCTTCGATTCATGTCTGAGAAGCAGTATTTGCTAGATCCTTACCAATATCCTCTTCTCCGCTCTGTTGGtttctttgcctttttgGTTAGCTATGTCAGCAAGACCATTGTAGTATCAGGACAATAATGTCGCAGTTGGAGGGGTACACTTAGGTACTTCGAAATTTTAAGAAACTCGAGATTCGAAAGCATAGTTTGTCTCTTATTAGGAATTGTTGTCACAGGCCGCCATTGCACGGCCTCAAAAACTATTCTTGGTGACCTTTCGGCTCCGGATTATTGATAGCGACACCGGTATGCTCAATCAGCAAAACAAAATAAGCACTTGTAATCTACAGCAGCAAGAGCCAGGTCCACATTGGGTGAAGGCAGCTCTGCAACAAATACCTTGAATTACTCTACCCATCCAGGACTTATttgggaaaaaaaaaatgccttGAATGCCCACAGAGCTTTCGCTCATAAGCCTTGCAAGTCACCATTGTGACCCTCTGACTCGGTGGTCCCTGTGCACTAAACTTACTCGACGAATCTAAGAGAATGTCGAGGAACTTTTAAACAacaatcttgaagatcaaagCTGAAACTTCTTGGTGTTGCTGCTTACTCTGTTGCAAACTACGTCCATCGCTCTTTAAGCAAGTACTAATCCGTGAAGTGGTAGCGAGAAGCAGCTTCAAGCTAAGTCATCACAATAAACCCCAAAAACCTTTTGTAAATAGGTAAACAGAACATAGCACACTCGAGTCccaaaagaaaaacctAGAGATGGTCCCAACATAGTTCGCCCAAAGTACCTTAATTGGTTCTCGCTTAGCAGTACGCAAGCCGAACTAGTGGGCAGTATTTTTCAGAGAGGGGAAGCTGCAAAAGCACTTGAAACGAACCGACTCTAGAATCTCGAGGAAACTGGACTTACGATACTGACAAATCAAGGAGACACAAGTATATTAAATAATATTTGGTTATTTCCCTGCTTCGGTTTTCCCCCGCCTCGATTTCCTTTGGGCGTTACCTCCGCAGTCTACCCCGGATTTTGCGACTCTATACTATATTCTTCACGTGGATTTTCCAGTAACCCAAAAAGACGTCCAcctacttcttcttcttcaactgaACATCTTCTCATCCAATGCATACGTTGGACGCTTTGCTCGAGGAGCTTGTGCTTCCTCACGATGGGAACTCGCTCCCGGACATTAACGGGCTTGTGGCTGGCTTCACCGACTCAAAAAGAACTAAGTACCTTGCTGCTAAGGGAGTCAAGAGATTTGACAAGATGGACCCGGTGACCACAGATACGAGACTTGCGTTCTTCTCTTGTACAAAAACAATCACGGCAATGGCTGTTTTGCAATTATACGAAAAGGGCCAGATCGACTTGGACGCCCCAGCAAAAAAGTATCTTCCTATGATAGGCGAAATTGGGCTTATCGACCCGGGCCAGGTTGATGACGACACTGGAGAATTTATAAAACCCCCTAGAAAGCCCAAAAACGATGTAACAGTGCGCCACTTGCTCCTCCACACGGCTGGGTTTGCCTATGTGTTTACCGACCCAGACTACTTTAACATTGTAATGAACAAACACCGGGAACATACTGGGGCTACTCCTTCTTTGCGCATGTTTTCTACAGACGTGATGCCTTTGGTGTTTGAGCCAGGCACCCTGTGGCGCTATGGCCATTCGCTGGACTGGCTTGGTTTAGTGGTTGAAGCCGTTACCGGTATGAAGTTCTCTCAGTACCTTCAGAAGAACATATTTGATCCAGCAGGGCTTTCATCGTTCACATTTAGAATCGATAACGAAGACCAGTTAATTCCCATTAGTATGAGAAAAGACGATGGGACATTGCGTGTGTTGCGGAAGAAACCGGTACCACACCAACCATCAATTGACATGGGCGGCCAGGGCTGCTTCGGAACTGTGGGCGACTTCTTGCAATTTATGAGGATCTGGCTCAATAAGGGCCTCTGTGTGGAGACAGGTGCTcaaatcttgaaaaaggaaacTGTGGAATATGCCATACAAGCCCATTTGCCCGAAGGTATACATGTCGAGCTCGATACTGCCATGACAGGCGAAGCACCTTCAGACTTCCTTCCTGATAACTTCACCCTTACTGGCTGCGCATATAATATGAACAACTTACCAACTGGTAGGCCCAGAGGCTCTATATACTGGGCAGGCTTGGCAAGCTTGTACTTCTGGATTGACTTCGAAAACGACGTTGCTGGCTTTTACGGTTGTCAAATCCTTCCATACTTAGACTCCCCTTGTCTTGTGGGTTACATTAGATATGAAAATGCTGTTTATGATATGTTGCgaaaggaaagagaagccaTCAAAGGTAAACTTTGAGGAGTACAGGTGACAACTAAATTCTTTGCAGAAGTGTCCTTTAGTAGACACGGTTATAGGCATTTTAAGTAAACGCTatgaactttttttttgaattaTTTACTCCGCTCTATCAGCATTTAGTGCAATCCTAGCTTGTCCATTCTGACTTGAACAGCGTTCCTGTGAGCTTCCAATCCCTCAACAGCCGCTAATGTCATAACAGCCTTGCCTATGCTCTTTAGGCCCTCTTCGGTGACATTTTGCGATGTGATATGCTTCTGGAATGTGCCAGTGTTCACTCCAGAGTACTGTCTCGCGTAACCATAAGTTGGTAAGGTGTGATTGGTACCACTGGAGTAGTCACCACAAGATTCGGGAGATAACCCACCAATGAAAACAGAACCGGCATTTTCGATCTTGTGAGGCACGTAAGAGTCAGCGTTGTTGATTTGTAAAATCAAATGCTCAGGAGCGTACTGATTGCTCAACTTAAACGCTTCTTCGTAGCCATCAACGAGCAATGTGTAAGAATGCGCCAAACACTTAGCAACGATTTCTTTTCTAGGAAGCGCTTCTGCCTGTCTCGAAACAGCTTCTTTGAACAGAgcaatcttctctttaCTGAGGCCCACACCTATGAGAATGACTTGAGAGTCCACACCGTGCTCAGCCTGTGACAACAAGTCAGAAGCCACGAAGTCGGCATCAGCGTCCTCGTCAGCGATGACAAGAACTTCCGATGGACCAGCGGGCATATCTATAGAACACAAGGCCTGAGTATCATTCTGAACATGCATTTTGGCGGCGGTAACGAACTGATTACCAGGACCCAAGATCTTGTCACACTTCACGACACTCTCAGTACCATATGCCAAAGCCGTGACTGCCTGAGCACCGCCAGCCATTAAAATGGCAGAAGCACCCAATTTGTGAGCGACGTAGACGACTTCAGGTGTCAACTTGCCAGTAGCACGCAGCGGAGGCGAGGCAAGGATGATATTCTTGCATCCAGCTACCTTGGCAGGAGTTCCCAACATCATGGCGGTTGAAGGCAACACGGCAGTTCCTCCCGGTACGTACAAGCCAACATTCTCGATTGGTTTGGCAAAACGAGAACAGAATACACCAGGGGAGGTTTCGACGGTCATGACCTCCTCCTTTGGAAGCTGGGCCCTGTGGAATTTCTCTATATTTTGCATAGACAAGTCAATTGCCTGCTTCATGTCCTCAGAGATATCCATGAGTTCCGCTGGAAATGGGGCTTTGAGGACAggctccttcaactccacGCCATCAAATTTCGCCGTGAGCTCCAATAAGGCTTTGTCACCATTCTTCTGGACGTTCTCGACAATTGGGAGCACCAACTTCATTATATCGGATGTTTTTTGATTTGGTCGAGTCAAGGCTCTCTTGACATCCTCGTCGCTCGCTGTGGAGGCTCTAATGATCTCCATCTTGTACTTTGACGGCGTAGCTTCTTTGCCGTCAtttatcttcttctttttttgagcAGGCTCGTCGCTGTATTGCGGTTTGGCGTCCCCTTTTCTTCTAGTGACACGCATCGACTTGATGTCCAAGTTTCTCTCGATATCAGCCAAGCTCACGCCGTGTTTCACGGCCCAAGTTAAGGCAAAATAAAATAAGTCAGCAGCTTCCCAAGCAACTTCACTTTTATCGTTTTTCTGGCCGGCATCAATGAGTTCGTCTAACTCCTCCTTCATCTTGGCGATGAGTAGCTTATCGTCGTTGAACAATCTCTTGGTGTACAGCCCCTCAGGAGCGTTCTCCTTTCTCTGAGCCAAAGTAACATCCAACTTCGGCAATCCCGACCCGTTGGATTCTGCAGACTCTCTAAGCTCGCCATCTTGGAAACAGGTGTAGTTCGATTCCAAGTGGCAGAAACCGTAGCCGGCACGAGGCTCCACCACAAATTTCACAACATCGTTGTCGCAGTCCTTCTCTAACTTGACAAGCTTTTGTGTTGCTCCAGACGTCTTGCCCTTATACCAAAGCTCATGAGGTCTTTTTCTCGACTGGTAGAC encodes:
- the HIS4 gene encoding trifunctional histidinol dehydrogenase/phosphoribosyl-AMP cyclohydrolase/phosphoribosyl-ATP diphosphatase, translating into MTFPVLPLVDSPQDAATFAVTGKVLVPVSSVEPEKHLLSKFPSSVHVSVDTTSSKISVDQVIAFLNVGVSQVFVDAAQFWTFAGAGVPAARMAVFTNSTAPKELLDSSASLVVTEEVPQDKVASFTKNGNRDVFFRGAVTQEEAQALVSVGYTVVLPTGKLTLAGEPSEDKISISSVFVSTLTTDRPDGLYTTLVTTPAPSYTALGVVYSSQASIKAAIGEGQGVYQSRKRPHELWYKGKTSGATQKLVKLEKDCDNDVVKFVVEPRAGYGFCHLESNYTCFQDGELRESAESNGSGLPKLDVTLAQRKENAPEGSYTKRLFNDDKLLIAKMKEELDELIDAGQKNDKSEVAWEAADLFYFALTWAVKHGVSLADIERNLDIKSMRVTRRKGDAKPQYSDEPAQKKKKINDGKEATPSKYKMEIIRASTASDEDVKRALTRPNQKTSDIMKLVLPIVENVQKNGDKALLELTAKFDGVELKEPVLKAPFPAELMDISEDMKQAIDLSMQNIEKFHRAQLPKEEVMTVETSPGVFCSRFAKPIENVGLYVPGGTAVLPSTAMMLGTPAKVAGCKNIILASPPSRATGKLTPEVVYVAHKLGASAILMAGGAQAVTALAYGTESVVKCDKILGPGNQFVTAAKMHVQNDTQALCSIDMPAGPSEVLVIADEDADADFVASDLLSQAEHGVDSQVILIGVGLSKEKIASFKEAVSRQAEALPRKEIVAKCLAHSYTLLVDGYEEAFKLSNQYAPEHLILQINNADSYVPHKIENAGSVFIGGLSPESCGDYSSGTNHTLPTYGYARQYSGVNTGTFQKHITSQNVTEEGLKSIGKAVMTLAAVEGLEAHRNAVQVRMDKLGLH